A genomic stretch from Argiope bruennichi chromosome 2, qqArgBrue1.1, whole genome shotgun sequence includes:
- the LOC129954611 gene encoding iron-sulfur cluster assembly 1 homolog, mitochondrial-like, giving the protein MSRSLGAATVRLVERTRKLPSRAALVLTPAAVNQIKKLLKQKPEAIGLKIGVAQRGCNGLSYTLDYVQEKGKFDEVVSQDGVKILIDAKAQMTLLGSEMDFLESPLASEFVFNNPNIKGTCGCGESFTI; this is encoded by the coding sequence atgtctcgaAGTTTGGGCGCTGCAACTGTTCGTTTAGTGGAAAGAACTCGGAAGCTACCTTCGAGAGCTGCTCTTGTTTTAACTCCTGCTGCAGTGAATCAAATTAAGAAACTACTTAAACAAAAACCTGAAGCAATTGGACTCAAAATAGGTGTTGCTCAACGTGGTTGCAATGGCTTGAGTTATACCCTCGATTATGTTCAAGAGAAAGGAAAATTTGACGAAGTTGTATCACAAGATGGTGTTAAAATTCTTATCGATGCAAAAGCTCAGATGACTCTTTTAGGATCTGAAATGGATTTTCTAGAAAGTCCACTAGCCAGTGAATTTGTATTCAATAATCCTAATATTAAAGGGACGTGTGGCTGTGGCGAGAGCTTTACTATATAA